The DNA window CAGGAACTCCCATGAAATTTCGCTGTATCGCCGCCACCCTGTTGCTCGCCGCCAGCACCGTGTTCGCCAGCGCCAGCCAGGCGCAGAGCACGGCGGATGTGCGCAAGGCGCTGTCCAAGGTGCTGCCCAACTTCCCCGCCTCGGCGCAGATCATCAAGACGCCCTACGCCGGCCTGTACGAAGTGGACCTCGGCGACCGCGTGTTCTACACCGATTCCACCGGCACCTTCCTCTTCGCCGGTGAAATTCTCGACACCAAGAACGGCATCAACATCACCAAGACGCGCGTCGAGGAGCTGCGGAAAATCAAGTGGAGCGAGTTGCCGCTGAAAGACGCGTTCAAGGTGGTCTACGGCAACGGCAAGCGTCAGCTCGCCGTGTTCGAAGACCCTTACTGCCCCTACTGCCATCAGCTCAACAAGACGCTGGAGAAAATGAGCAATATGACGGTGCATGTGTTCCTGTTCCCCGTCATTCGCCCCGAGTCGCCCGCCAAGGCGCGCGACATCTGGTGCGCCGCCGACAAAGGCAAAGCCTGGGAAGCCTGGATGAACGACCAGAAGGAGCCGCCGCAAGCCCCCGCAAGCTGTGCCACGCCGCTGCAAGCCAACCTTGCCCTGGGCCAGAAGCTGGGTGTCGAAAGCACCCCCACCATGTTCCTGGAAAACGGCCAGCGCATCACCGGCGCGGTGGACGCTGCCGAGATCGACAAGCGCCTGGCGATGAAGTGAGGTCGTGGGCCGAGGCCCATCCACGCGCCCATGAAAAAGCCCGCGATCGCGGGCTTTTTCATGGGCTTCAGCAGGGACCTTGGTTGGTGGCATGACTTCGAACTGGGTGAGGGCGACGCTGAACAAGTCCCTCGTGCGCATCGCGTCCGCGCCTCGGGCGGTCCGCGGCGTTGCAAATCCGCGCCATAGCTTGGGCACCGCAAACGGCTCGCGCCTTGCACTGCATCTGCCCAGTCCCCCGTCCCGCAGGGTTGCCCCCAGACGGGGATGGCTGCAAGGCTGGTCACTGCTTCATCAAGAATCCATGCGTCCTCCAGCAGTCCAGCGGATTGCGCACGGCGGGCCTGTCCATCAATTGATAATGCATACGGAAGCAGGCCTGAATTTGCGCCTCCCGGGCCTGCACCCCATTGCTGTCCGCAGCAAACGCCGGATAGGCGGCGCCCAGCATCAGCAGGGGGGTGATGACGATCAACAGTGTTCTCATGGCAATTCTCCAGATGATTGAAATGCAGCAGCGCTGACACAGCAGCCAAGACATGGGGTTGGCTGCTGTGGCAACCCCACATGGAAGACTTCGCCTCGCCGGGATCGCCATGCAGACCGTTCCGGCCATCTCTGCACAGCGCCGCGAATTCAGGCATCACATCATCCCGCGCATCATGGCCGGCATGCCCTCCTTGGCGAAACGGTCGAGTTCGCGGGAGTGGGCCTTGATCACGGCGACCATCTCCGGGTCGGAGGAGGTCTCGGTCACGGCCACGCCATCGGGCAGGATGTCGAGCTTGCGCTGGTACTTGGTCGGGTTGGCGAACATCTGCGGCACGCTATTGCTCATGGGGTAGGGAAAGGGGCGGTCCTGCGCCAGCCGCGCATACATGTCCACCACATGTTCTTGGATCAGCGCTGCGGTGGCGGGGTCGGCCGAGGTGGTCACGTCATGCACCCCGTTGGGCAGTTCCTTGACTTCGCGCCGGATGAGTTCGTGGCGCTCGAACAGTTCCATGCCGGTGCGCATGGGCCCGTTCATATTCCCCGGCGACATCATGCCGCCCATGCCTCCGCCCATCATCCCGCCCCCCGTCATCCCCTGGGCCTGGGCGGGCGGGGCGCCACGTCCGGTGAAGTAGCCCGCGACGGTTCCAACAAAACCCACAAGAGTGGTCACGAAAGAGCGACGTTGCATGATGGTCTCCAGGTTGAAGCAAAGGGGATGTACGACAAAAGAGGCATGGCGCTGATGGGCTCGTTCGGGCCGCCGCCGTTGGCGCTGCAGGCCTCGGAAGTTCGTCCCAGTTGGACTGCAACGGGCCTTCCCGAGTTCGGGTCGCAGACGGGAACGATGGCCGCACGATCATGGGCTTCACGCGGCCGCCTCCTGTCTGGGGTCTGAGCCCAGCCCCAGGCGCCGCTTCTGCCACAGGGCGTAAACCGCCGGAATCACCAGCAGCGCCAGCAAGGCAGCCGTCAGCATGCCGCCAACCATGGGCGCGGCGATGCGCTTCATCACGTCGGCACCGGCGCCTTCGCTGAACATGATGGGCAGCAGGCCGCCGACCACCATGGTCAGGGTCATCGCCATGGGCCGCAGCCGCAGCAAGGTGCCCTCGACCACCGTTTGCTTGAGGTCGTCCCAGGTGTTGAGGCGGTCGTGAATCTTGCGCCGTTCCAGCGCCGCGTCGAGATACAGCAGCATGACCACGCCGAACTCGGAGGCCACCCCGGCGGTGGCGATGAAGCCCACGCCCACCGCAACCGAGAGCTTGTAGCCCAGCCAGTCGACGTACCAGAATCCGCCCACCAGCGACAGCGGCAAGGTCAGCAGGATGATGGCGACCTCGGTGATGTTCTTGAAGTTGAAATACAGCAGGAGCGCGATCAGGCCGATCACCGCCGGCACGACGATCTTCAGACGCTGCACGGCCTGCTCCAGCGCCTGGTACTGCCCAACCCAGTCGAGCGTGAAACCGGGCTGCAGATGAACCTTCTGTGCCAGGGCCGCTTGCGCCGCGGCCACGTAGCCGCCGATGCTGGTGCCGGGTTTGAGGTCGATGTACACCCAGGAATTCAGGCGGCTGTTGTCGCTGGTGAGCATGGGCGGGCCGCCCTCGATGCGCAGCGTGGCCACCTGCGCCAGCGGAATCTGGCTGCCCTCGGGCGTGGCGATGCGGCTTTCCATCAGCGTGGACAGCGACTGGCGCAGTTCGCGCGGGTAGCGCAGGCTGATGGGGAAGCGCTCCAGGCCGTTGACGGCGGTGGACAGCATCTGTCCACCGATGGCGGTCTCGACCAGGCGGTTCACATCCGCCACCGAAAGGCCGTAGCGCGCGGCTGCCAGCCGGTTGGTGTCGACCACGATGTAGCGCCCGCCGGTGGCCCGCGCCGCATAGGCGTTCTGGGTGCCCGGAACGGTTTGCAGCGCCGCCTGGATCTCCTGCCCCAGCCGGTTCAGCGTGTCGAGATTGCTGCCGGTGACCTTGATGCCGAGCGGCGTTTGCAGGCCGGTGGTCAGCATGTCCACCTGGCCCTTGATCGGCTGGGTCCAGGTGTTCGACACACCGGGAATCTGCAGCGCCTGATTCATCTTCTCGATCAGCTTGGCGGTGGTCATGCCGGCCGGCCAGGTGCTGCGGTCCTTCAGGTTCACGACCGTCATGAACATCGAGATCGGCGTCGGGTCGGTCGCGGTCTGCGCCCGGCCCGCCTTGCCGAACACGCTCTCCACTTCGGGGAAGGTCTTGATGATGCGGTCGCTCTGCTGCAGGATCGCGGCGGATTGGCCGATGGAGATCGACGGATCCTGCGACACCGGCATGTACAGCAGGGTGCCTTCGTTCAAGGGCGGCATGAACTCCGAGCCGAGGTGCTTCCAGGGGAAATACAGGCTGGCCACGGCGACGAGGGCCAGCACGATGACCACCCAGGGAGCCCGCAGCACGCCGTGGATCAAGGGGCGGTAGAGCCAGATCAGCATCTGGTTCAAGGGGTTCTTTCCCTCCGGGCGGATATGCCCGCGAATGAACCAGGCCATCAGCAGCGGCACCAGGGTGATGGACAGGATGGCGGCCGCGGCCATGGCATAGGTCTTGGTGAAGGCCAGGGGCCGAAACAGCTTGCCCTCCTCGCCGCCGAGCGCGAACACCGGCAGGAACGACACCGCGATGATCAGCAGCGAAAAAAACAGCGCCGGCCCGACTTCCGATGCCGCCACCCGCGCCTTCATCCA is part of the Thiomonas sp. X19 genome and encodes:
- a CDS encoding DsbC family protein, with product MKFRCIAATLLLAASTVFASASQAQSTADVRKALSKVLPNFPASAQIIKTPYAGLYEVDLGDRVFYTDSTGTFLFAGEILDTKNGINITKTRVEELRKIKWSELPLKDAFKVVYGNGKRQLAVFEDPYCPYCHQLNKTLEKMSNMTVHVFLFPVIRPESPAKARDIWCAADKGKAWEAWMNDQKEPPQAPASCATPLQANLALGQKLGVESTPTMFLENGQRITGAVDAAEIDKRLAMK
- a CDS encoding efflux RND transporter permease subunit, whose protein sequence is MIRRLMEWCFENRSLTVIGALMLLAAGILAVRNTPLEAIPDISPTQVIIKTSYPGQAPQVVQDQVTYPLETTLQSVPGARAVRGYSMFGDSFVYVIFKDGTDIYQARNLVLQYLSQVQSKLPPGVTPALGPDSSGVDWVYMYALTDTGGTQDLSQLTTLQNWFLKYQLQGIPGVAEVATVGGMVKEYQVVVNPQALLAYNLTLPQVEDAIRAANGETSGSVVDLGEASYMVRTTGYIRSLRDLENAPLAARGGVPLTLKDVARVQFGPELPNSAADLNGEGAVVGGIVMMNQGSNADAIIRRVEDKIRSIQPSLPPGVKIVTTYSQAPLIQRAIHTLTEKLLEESLIVALVSFLFLLRARSALVAIVSLPLGILAAFLVMWAQGIPANIMSLGGIAIAIGAMTDAAIVMIENMHKHMEQDPGADPWMKARVAASEVGPALFFSLLIIAVSFLPVFALGGEEGKLFRPLAFTKTYAMAAAAILSITLVPLLMAWFIRGHIRPEGKNPLNQMLIWLYRPLIHGVLRAPWVVIVLALVAVASLYFPWKHLGSEFMPPLNEGTLLYMPVSQDPSISIGQSAAILQQSDRIIKTFPEVESVFGKAGRAQTATDPTPISMFMTVVNLKDRSTWPAGMTTAKLIEKMNQALQIPGVSNTWTQPIKGQVDMLTTGLQTPLGIKVTGSNLDTLNRLGQEIQAALQTVPGTQNAYAARATGGRYIVVDTNRLAAARYGLSVADVNRLVETAIGGQMLSTAVNGLERFPISLRYPRELRQSLSTLMESRIATPEGSQIPLAQVATLRIEGGPPMLTSDNSRLNSWVYIDLKPGTSIGGYVAAAQAALAQKVHLQPGFTLDWVGQYQALEQAVQRLKIVVPAVIGLIALLLYFNFKNITEVAIILLTLPLSLVGGFWYVDWLGYKLSVAVGVGFIATAGVASEFGVVMLLYLDAALERRKIHDRLNTWDDLKQTVVEGTLLRLRPMAMTLTMVVGGLLPIMFSEGAGADVMKRIAAPMVGGMLTAALLALLVIPAVYALWQKRRLGLGSDPRQEAAA